Proteins encoded by one window of Channa argus isolate prfri chromosome 1, Channa argus male v1.0, whole genome shotgun sequence:
- the mxtx1 gene encoding mix-type homeobox gene 1, translating to MLKLLSYPPSDDARAVASSGGSSRSTSRRKRTSFSKEHVELLRATFETDPYPGISLRENLSQTTGLPESRIQVWFQNRRARTLKCKGAKKALWQSDSPVQSALPPPHVASNRSPQAGQIPLLPPGPPLRYPTKVKEEMEETCYYRQCRPAYGTIEEHGQYGSMYGFQQGRPMGSSSTPPLRGYWSQPGSQGSPVQPLWCQSPPDTRNYSSSSSQASASMYPGSAEKQMYIAPSTSHSSTPDTPDSGYWDASLENSPALQGQYSQVDDSWSGAPLEGYRNSGPLGLVQQAPLPELSLQEILGELDEDWLGGEGLDSHTTGEKIAFC from the exons ATGTTGAAGCTGCTCTCTTATCCTCCTTCAGATGATGCCAGAGCCGTTGCCTCCAGCGGTGGCTCCTCTCGAAGCACAAGCCGCAGGAAGAGGACCAGTTTCTCCAAGGAGCACGTGGAGCTCCTACGTGCTACCTTCGAGACTGACCCATACCCTGGCATAAGCCTCAGAGAGAACCTGTCCCAGACCACAGGCCTGCCAGAGTCACGCATCCAG GTGTGGTTTCAGAATAGGAGAGCTCGCACTCTGAAGTGCAAAGGTGCCAAGAAAGCTTTATGGCAGTCTGACAGCCCAGTCCAAAGTGCTCTCCCTCCACCTCATGTTGCATCCAACAGGAGCCCACAGGCTGGCCAGATCCCCTTGCTGCCTCCAGGCCCCCCACTGAGGTACCCGACCAAGGtgaaggaggagatggaggaaaccTGCTACTACAGACAGTGTCGCCCTGCTTACGGCACTATTGAGGAGCACGGACAGTATGGCTCAATGTACGGGTTCCAGCAGGGCAGACCTATGGGCAGCAGCTCCACACCACCACTAAGGGGCTACTGGTCCCAGCCAGGCAGCCAAGGCTCCCCTGTGCAGCCACTGTGGTGCCAGTCACCCCCAGACACAAGAAACTACAGCTCAAGTTCCAGCCAGGCATCAGCATCCATGTATCCAGGATCAGCAGAGAAGCAGATGTACATAGCCCCCTCGACATCCCACTCCTCCACCCCAGACACGCCAGATTCCGGTTATTGGGATGCTAGTTTGGAGAACAGCCCCGCTCTACAAGGTCAGTACTCGCAGGTGGATGATTCGTGGAGTGGGGCTCCTCTGGAAGGCTACCGGAATTCTGGACCTCTGGGGCTGGTCCAGCAGGCCCCCCTGCCTGAGCTGTCCTTGCAGGAGATTCTGGGAGAGCTGGATGAGGACTGGCTGGGAGGAGAAGGACTAGACAGTCATACTACTGGAGAGAAAATAGCTTTCTGCTGA
- the tmem254 gene encoding transmembrane protein 254 has translation MAKSGGGDYFRRTSLFWIVFVTLGMGYFTCTVFVPEIIPFEHLGAFGTFCRYLVDNHAGILYKGWWAAWAVHAFEAFIALKVCSDKGIKNSTIRSLWFGQTFLFGFASLGLLLKYNPERRKQQ, from the exons ATGGCTAAAAGTGGTGGAGGAGATTATTTTAGAAGAACCAGCCTGTTCTGGATTGTGTTCGTGACACTCGGGATGGGTTATTTTACT tgCACTGTGTTTGTGCCAGAAATAATCCCATTTGAGCACCTTGGTGCATTTGGCACCTTCTGCAGATACCTTGTGGATAACCATGCAGGTATTCTGTACAAAGG CTGGTGGGCAGCTTGGGCTGTTCATGCGTTTGAGGCTTTTATTGCATTGAAGGTGTGCAG TGACAAAGGTATCAAGAACTCCACCATTCGCTCCCTGTGGTTCGGCCAGACCTTTCTGTTTGGGTTCGCCTCCCTCGGTTTGCTCCTCAAGTACAACCCCGAGCGTCGCAAACAACAGTGA